Proteins encoded by one window of Aspergillus puulaauensis MK2 DNA, chromosome 4, nearly complete sequence:
- a CDS encoding sugar porter family MFS transporter (COG:G;~EggNog:ENOG410PMQG;~InterPro:IPR005829,IPR005828,IPR003663,IPR036259, IPR020846;~PFAM:PF00083,PF07690;~TransMembrane:12 (i21-41o74-92i104-121o127-149i161-180o200-218i291-313o333-350i357-379o399-419i431-448o460-481i);~go_component: GO:0016020 - membrane [Evidence IEA];~go_component: GO:0016021 - integral component of membrane [Evidence IEA];~go_function: GO:0022857 - transmembrane transporter activity [Evidence IEA];~go_process: GO:0055085 - transmembrane transport [Evidence IEA]) has protein sequence MAGGTSIWASKDAKSDPKEIFNLRLLYLLVTLAWAGCFYGFDTGNIGGILTLPSFEKSFGLLDIPQAEYDDRKGTIAAMVAAGGAAGSLLAAPTSDWLGRKWSVFLWGIVFMIGAAMQMVPNYDVLLAGRFIGGLGVGASSMLSPQFLAENSPKSVRGSMTATYNLMIVTSLMLAFWVNYGVSLWSRPGIEDDHAQWQTAMSIQLIPGGLMCLMIPFVPETPRYLINHGKAEQGLKNLCRLRQLPPDHPYVQLEYREIQAQVQYEQENFQGHNYWVVAKDIFGNRSNLQRFVLAVLLFIFHKLTGTDSLNYYAPQIFELIGVKDDSSLLTTGVYGAVKVAATIFYIAYLVDRVGRRLPLLIGATIQATSMLYLALYLRFAGTDNTDMGGTPAGGIVGIVWIYLYAFGWSFGHSVACYIVAAEIFPTRIRSVCMGFCFFVNWIIDYGITRATPNMLTNMGYGAFLLYSLLTYLGVVFIFFCLPELKGRSIESMDDLFQRPLWTMWKHAYPTKEETVRHGIQEGKDEDVQGQDRDEEEAKRKQSATHVETAS, from the exons ATGGCTGGCGGAACAAGCATTTGGGCGAGCAAGGACGCCAAGTCCGACCCTAAGGAGATCTTTAACTTGAGGCTGCTGTACCTCCTGGTTACCCTGGCCTGGGCGGGCTGTTTCTATGGCTTCGACACGGGGAATATCGGTGGCATTCTGACTCTGCCGTCGTTCGAGAAGTCGTTTGGCCTGCTTGATATTCCGCAGGCGGAGTATGATGATCGAAAG GGAACTATCGCCGCTATGGTCGCCGCAGGAGGCGCCGCTGGATCCCTTCTCGCTGCACCCACCTCTGACTGGCTAGGTCGCAAATGGTCTGTCTTTCTATGGGGAATCGTCTTTATGATCGGTGCCGCGATGCAGATGGTCCCCAACTACGACGTATTGCTGGCAGGACGGTTCATCGGTGGTCTCGGAGTGGGAGCAAGCTCTATGTTGAGCCCCCAGTTCTTGGCTGAGAATTCCCCAAAGTCAGTCCGTGGATCTATGACAGCTACATACAACCTCATGATCGTCACGTCATTGATGCTTGCGTTCTGGGTTAACTACGGCGTCTCGCTCTGGTCCCGACCCGGGATCGAGGATGACCATGCCCAGTGGCAGACCGCGATGAGTATCCAGCTCATCCCTGGCGGACTGATGTGTCTGATGATTCCGTTTGTGCCGGAGACGCCTCGATACCTCATTAACCATGGCAAGGCCGAGCAGGGGTTGAAGAACCTGTGTCGACTTCGCCAGCTGCCCCCAGACCATCCGTACGTTCAACTCGAATACCGTGAAATCCAGGCCCAGGTGCAGTACGAGCAGGAGAATTTCCAGGGCCACAACTACTGGGTTGTCGCCAAGGATATCTTTGGCAATAGGAGCAACCTGCAGCGTTTCGTCCTTGCTGTCCTGCTGTTCATCTTCCACAAGCTGACTGGAACGGACTCGCTCAAC TACTACGCTCCTCAAATCTTCGAGCTCATCGGCGTGAAAGATGACTCGTCCTTACTGACAACCGGTGTCTACGGCGCCGTGAAAGTTGCAGCAACAATCTTCTACATCGCATACCTCGTCGACCGCGTTGGTCGTCGTCTCCCACTTCTCATCGGTGCCACTATCCAAGCTACCTCCATGCTCTATCTCGCTCTGTACCTCCGCTTCGCTGGCACCGACAACACCGATATGGGCGGTACCCCTGCAGGAGGGATCGTAGGCATCGTCTGGATCTACCTATATGCCTTCGGATGGTCCTTCGGACATAGCGTTGCCTGCTACATCGTTGCAGCGGAGATCTTCCCCACTCGTATT CGCTCCGTCTGCAtgggcttctgcttcttcgtgAACTGGATCATCGACTACGGCATCACACGCGCAACCCCGAATATGCTGACCAATATGGGCTATGGTGCTTTCCTGCTCTATTCCTTGCTAACGTATCTCGGTGTTGtgtttattttcttttgtctGCCGGAGTTGAAGGGCAGGTCTATTGAGAGTATGGATGATCTGTTCCAGCGCCCGCTGTGGACGATGTGGAAGCATGCGTATCCGACCAAGGAGGAGACCGTCAGGCATGGTATTCAGGAGGGaaaggatgaggatgttcagGGACAGGAtcgtgatgaggaggaggcgaagaggaagcagagtgCTACTCATGTCGAGACGGCTTCATAG
- a CDS encoding uncharacterized protein (COG:S;~EggNog:ENOG410PN03;~InterPro:IPR018170,IPR020471,IPR036812,IPR023210;~PFAM:PF00248;~go_function: GO:0016491 - oxidoreductase activity [Evidence IEA];~go_process: GO:0055114 - oxidation-reduction process [Evidence IEA]) — protein sequence MATESFQLNSGAKIPAVGFGTWKAGPGEAAAAVQAAFEAGYRHFDCAPLYGNEAEIGQVFKNTNVPRSEYFVTTKLWSSDHRRVESALDKSLRDLNLDYVDLYLMHWPVTLDPSPTDSNYGKEDRTVHAQGWDFRDTWREMEKLLATGKVKAIGVANFSTVNLEKLLETAKVVPAVNQTEIQPLLPQNKLNAFCAAKGIHQTAFGPLGGSGSTLHQHPDIVGNASRRGVDTGNVMLSWGIQKGWSVIPKSTNPVRIANNLKKNFVLDAEELQALDKLALPKGKRFNVPNWGTTIFHDDEAVELE from the exons ATGGCTACAGAATCATTCCAACTAAACTCAGGAGCTAAGATCCCCGCCGTGGGATTCGGGACATGGAAGGCCGGCCCTggcgaggctgctgctgctgtccaggcGGCGTTTGAGGCTGGATATCGTCATTTT GACTGCGCTCCTTTAT ATGGAAACGAAGCAGAAATCGGCCAGGTCTTTAAAAACACCAACGTCCCTCGCTCCGAGTACTTTGTCACTACAAAGCT CTGGTCCTCCGACCACCGCCGCGTCGAAAGTGCCCTGGATAAATCCCTCCGCGACCTCAACCTCGACTATGTTGACCTCTATCTCATGCACTGGCCAGTAACGCTCGACCCGTCTCCAACCGACTCGAACTACGGCAAGGAAGACCGCACGGTGCATGCGCAGGGGTGGGACTTCCGCGACACCTGgcgcgagatggagaagttgcTGGCCACGGGCAAAGTCAAGGCGATTGGAGTCGCCAATTTCTCGACGGTTAATCTGGAGAAACTGCTAGAGACCGCGAAGGTCGTGCCCGCCGTCAATCAAACGGAGATCCAGCCCTTACTACCGCAGAATAAATTGAACGCGTTCTGTGCGGCCAAGGGGATTCATCAGACGGCGTTTGGCCCGCTGGGTGGCTCGGGGAGTACCCTGCATCAGCATCCTGATATCGTGGGGAATGCGAGTAGGAGGGGTGTTGACACGGGCAATGTTATGCTCAGTTGGGGGATCCAGAAGGGGTGGAGTGTTATTCCAAAGAGTACGAATCCGGTGCGGATTGCGAATAATCTCAAGAAGAACTTTGTgctggatgcggaggagttgCAGGCTTTGGATAAACTGGCCTTGCCGAAGGGGAAGAGGTTTAATGTGCCGAATTGGGGGACTACTATCTTTcatgatgatgaggctgttgagttGGAATAG
- a CDS encoding class I SAM-dependent methyltransferase (COG:S;~EggNog:ENOG410PV39;~InterPro:IPR029063;~PFAM:PF13489,PF08241,PF13649), with protein MPPEQPSAYIEPDISDTDSAVTDTTSTAYTESLRSSLLQSVRENGRGYHKYSSSTYFVPEDEQEQERLDMQHEICLITTNRKLYLAPLPEDVPNVLDLGTGTGIWAIDFADQNPGSNVIGTDLSPIQPSWIPPNLKFEIDDYEQPWTYPIKFDYVHARMLTGSIADPERLFRQAYENLQPGGWFELMDFAFPVTSDDGTMEGTAYETLNQTMVEGLSRVGRDGGIPNRYKALFTDAGFQNITEVRYKWPQNTWPKGKHLKKIGEWNMVNTLDGLHGFAARLCIQVMGMTPEELEVLLAASRKDIRNPKIHSYWSIVIAYGQKPLQSTTKAA; from the exons ATGCCTCCAGAGCAACCGTCTGCCTACATCGAGCCGGACATCTCAGACACAGACTCCGCAGTCACGGacacaacatcaacagcatACACCGAGTCCCTCCGCTCCAGCCTCCTGCAAAGCGTCCGCGAAAATGGCCGCGGATACCACAAATACTCCTCGTCTACCTACTTCGTCCCAGAAGacgagcaggagcaggaacgCCTCGACATGCAGCACGAGATCTGCCTCATAACCACAAACCGAAAGCTATACCTAGCCCCTCTTCCTGAGGATGTACCAAATGTCCTAGACCTaggcacaggcacaggcatCTGGGCCATCGACTTTGCAGATCAGAACCCCGGCTCGAATGTTATAGGCACCGATCTCAGCCCGATCCAGCCGTCGTGGATTCCGCCGAATTTGAAGTTCGAGATTGATGATTATGAGCAGCCTTGGACGTATCCGATCAAGTTTGATTATGTGCATGCGCGCATGTTGACGGGGTCGATTGCGGATCCCGAGAGGCTATTTAGGCAGGCGTATGAAAATCTTCAGCCTGGGGGGTGGTTTGAGTTAATGGACTTTGCGTTTCCGGTGACGTCCGACGATGGGACTATGGAGGGGACCGCGTATGAGACGTTGAATCAGACGATGGTCGAGGGGTTAAGCAGGGTTGGACGGGACGGGGGTATCCCGAATCGATACAAGGCCTTGTTTACGGATGCCGGGTTCCAGAATATTACAGAGGTGAGGTATAAGTGGCCGCAGAATACATGGCCTAAGGGTAAGCATCTCAAGAAGATCGGGGAGTGGAACATGGTTAATACACTTGACGGCCTGCATGGATTTGCAGCCCGTCTGTGTATCCAGGTTATGGGGATGACGccggaggagctggaggtccTGCTTGCGGCTTCTCGAAAGGATATCAGGAATCCGAAGATTCATAGTTATTGGTCGAT CGTTATTGCATATGGACAGAAGCCACTGCAGTCAACTACAAAGGCGGCATAA
- a CDS encoding uncharacterized protein (COG:E;~EggNog:ENOG410QDM2;~InterPro:IPR004841;~PFAM:PF13520,PF00324;~TransMembrane:11 (o53-74i81-104o124-146i158-175o205-225i246-267o309-330i351-368o380-405i426-448o454-474i);~go_component: GO:0016020 - membrane [Evidence IEA];~go_process: GO:0055085 - transmembrane transport [Evidence IEA]), with product MADKMDNPSMRKSSVEHPADADLDQKQNEAALPGELISAGSQHLHRRLGGKEIQLLAVGGAIGTSLFVQMGAALPKGGPAGLFLGFVIYGTIILSVNQCFAFNIPYEVTAIHVLLTYWTDKVPVGVVVAVCVVIYAVLNGLTVKYFGISEFYMSTFKILLMLGLMLYTFITMVGGNPDRDPYGFRYWRDPGSFVEYLVPGDTGRFLGLLSCIIQGSFTMVGPEFISMAAGEAENPRRLINKAFISFVWRLMFFFIGGALCVGIVIPYNDPTLAAVTSSEDSSSGTGAASPYVISMINFGIKGVPDLVNALIMTSVLSAGNNVIFSAARTLHGMALDGKAPSFFAKCNKYGLPYYSVITALCFCLLSLLQMGQSSSTVLDWFVGICTASYLLNYIGTVVTYLHFYYTMKKQGFDRSTLPYKGYLQPYAAWYALAGTFLITLILGYDVFISGQWDITTFFTSYTMVGFFIVAFVFWKVVKRTKYVKVGTADLKLGSTKDDIDLYEALYEKPKRGRILGYLNSWFE from the exons ATGGCCGACAAAATGGACAATCCCAGTATGCGCAAGAGCTCAGTCGAGCATCCAGCTGATGCAGATCTCGATCAGAAGCAGAATGAGGCTGCTCTGCCCGGGGAGCTCATCTCCGCTGGCTCGCAGCATCTTCATCGAAGGCTGGGCGGAAAGGAAATCCAGCTGCTTGCTGTGGGCGGTGCTATTGGAACTT CCCTCTTTGTGCAGATGGGAGCTGCCCTTCCCAAGGGAGGACCTGCTGGTTTGTTCCTGGGGTTTGTCATATACGGCACTATTATACTCTCCGTCAATCAGTGCTTTg CGTTCAATATTCCATACGAAGTGACGGCCATCCATGTCCTCCTAACATACTGGACTGACAAGGTCCCTGTTGGCGTGGTGGTTGCAGTCTGTGTCGTCATTTACGC TGTCTTGAACGGCCTGACGGTGAAGTACTTTGGTATTTCAGAATTCTACATGTCCACCTTCAAGATACTTCTGATGCTAGGATTGATGCTGTACACCTTTATTACCATGGTGGGCGGGAATCCAGACAGGGATCCTTATGGCTTCCGCTACTGGAGAGACCCA GGATCATTCGTCGAGTACCTCGTCCCCGGCGATACCGGGCGCTTTCTTGGGCTGCTATCATGCATCATCCAGGGTTCCTTCAC GATGGTTGGCCCGGAGTTCATCTCAATGGCTGCTGGAGAGGCCGAGAACCCCCGTCGTTTGATTAACAAGGCATTCATCTCGTTTGTCTGGCGTCTtatgttcttcttcatcggcggCGCTCTCTGTGTCGGGATCGTTATACCCTACAATGACCCGACGCTTGCGGCCGTCACCTCGAGcgaggacagcagcagtgggACAGGAGCCGC CTCACCCTATGTCATCTCCATGATCAACTTCGGCATCAAAGGCGTCCCCGACCTGGTCAACGCCCTAATCATGACCTCTGTGCTCTCAGCCGGAAACAACGTCATCTTCTCTGCAGCACGAACCCTCCATGGAATGGCCTTGGATGGAAAAGCACCGTCATTCTTTGCCAAATGCAACAAATACGGCCTCCCATATTATTCGGTGATCACTGCCCTATGCTTCTGCCTACTCTCACTTCTCCAAATGGGACAATCCTCCTCAACAGTCCTGGACTGGTTCGTGGGAATCTGCACTGCGTCTTACCTGCTGAACTATATCGGTACGGTGGTTACGTACCTCCacttttattatactatGAAGAAACAGGGATTCGATCGCAGTACCCTTCCCTATAAGGGATACCTCCAGCCATATGCAGCATGGTACGCACTGGCCGGTACATTTCTAATCACACTAATCCTCGGGTATGATGTTTTCATTTCCGGCCAGTGGGATATAACCACGTTCTTCACAAGCTATACCATGGTTGGATTCTTCATCGTCGCTTTTGTATTCTGGAAGGTCGTCAAGCGCACAAAGTACGTCAAGGTCGGCACTGCAGATCTGAAACTGGGTTCTACTAAAGATGACATTGATCTATATGAGGCTCTATAtgagaagccgaagaggGGGAGGATCTTGGGATATTTGAATTCCTGGTTCGAGTAG
- the GLY1 gene encoding threonine aldolase family protein (COG:E;~EggNog:ENOG410PGQW;~InterPro:IPR015424,IPR001597,IPR015421,IPR023603;~PFAM:PF01212;~go_function: GO:0003824 - catalytic activity [Evidence IEA];~go_function: GO:0016829 - lyase activity [Evidence IEA];~go_process: GO:0006520 - cellular amino acid metabolic process [Evidence IEA]) yields MTSPAHNDFRSDTFTTPTPSMLTAMTTATFGDDVYTEDPTTNEFQAEVARLTGMESALFMLSGTMGNQIGVRIHLAQPPHSVLCDYRAHVYAEEGSGLAVLSQAMVTPVHPRNGLYMTLEDVARWAVLGDDIHTAPTRVVSIELTIGGVLTPIEEIKRISEFAMGHGIKVHCDGARLWNASAATGLALSEYCQYFDSVSMCVSKGLGAPVGGVLATTSEGIKRARWLRKQMGGGIRQAGVLTAAALVGIREVWPTMAQTHLKMKKLELDLKELGVVPQIPVDTNFFFIDAETSRLDMGVLLEQCEKAGVKLMDERIAMHHQISDHAIESLKTAIAQAVKITKDLPAGYVSKVQKGGYGSTSKMNEWS; encoded by the coding sequence ATGACCTCCCCCGCCCACAACGACTTTCGCAGCGACACCTTCACAACCCCAACGCCGTCGATGCTCACCGCAATGACGACCGCCACATTCGGCGACGACGTCTACACCGAAGACCCGACCACGAACGAATTCCAGGCCGAAGTCGCACGCCTCACGGGGATGGAATCCGCCCTGTTCATGCTCTCCGGCACAATGGGGAATCAGATCGGGGTGCGCATTCACCTCGCCCAGCCCCCGCACAGCGTGCTCTGTGATTATAGAGCTCATGTCTatgcggaggagggatcGGGCCTTGCGGTGCTGTCGCAGGCTATGGTTACGCCGGTGCATCCGAGGAATGGGCTGTATATGACGCTTGAGGATGTGGCGAGGTGGGCGGTTCTTGGGGATGATATACATACGGCGCCGACTAGGGTGGTTAGTATTGAATTGACGATTGGGGGGGTTTTGACGCCGATTGAGGAGATTAAGAGGATTTCTGAGTTTGCGATGGGGCATGGGATTAAGGTGCATTGTGATGGGGCGAGGTTGTGGAATGCTAGTGCTGCGACTGGGCTTGCGCTGTCTGAGTATTGTCAGTATTTTGATAGTGTGTCGATGTGTGTCTCGAAGGGACTTGGGGCGCCTGTTGGTGGGGTCCTAGCTACTACAAGTGAAGGTATTAAGAGGGCTAGGTGGTTGAGGAAGCAGATGGGTGGTGGGATTCGACAGGCCGGTGTATTGACAGCTGCAGCATTGGTTGGGATACGAGAGGTATGGCCGACAATGGCGCAGACTCATCTGAaaatgaagaagctggagctggatTTAAAGGAACTAGGAGTCGTTCCACAGATTCCAGTTGATACAAACTTTTTCTTCATTGATGCTGAGACGTCGAGACTGGATATGGGGGTTTTGCTGGAACAGTGCGAGAAGGCCGGCGTCAAACTGATGGACGAGAGAATTGCAATGCACCATCAGATCAGTGATCACGCAATTGAGAGTCTCAAAACTGCTATTGCCCAGGCAGTGAAGATTACCAAAGATCTACCGGCTGGATATGTATCCAAGGTCCAGAAAGGGGGGTATGGGAGCACTTCCAAGATGAACGAGTGGAGTTAG
- a CDS encoding M24 family metallopeptidase (COG:E;~EggNog:ENOG410PW4R;~InterPro:IPR000994,IPR000587,IPR029149,IPR036005;~MEROPS:MER0004931;~PFAM:PF01321,PF00557;~go_function: GO:0016787 - hydrolase activity [Evidence IEA]), whose product MATKVLPFKKALWFSEAEYAQRRQNALDLMKRENLDGFLMTKQESLYYFTGFDTFGYVFFQAMYFHSDGSMKLITRIPDLRQALFTSILEQKDVLIRSDDAGSNPVSLVPKVLQDFGINDPSKRIGYEPDSCSLTHRLGKALEEAVNGVCTLVDHSDLFTRELRIIKSEAEMRKVRKAAYLADFALVRTLKLAKPGAYEGDLWREITGTVYEGGGDDPANENILVSGNKAVLTRYSAGKDQIERQLTAEHAAVYKHYHACLMRTIPIGGVTKLARRMHEVNVLQMKAAMEALKPGKPIGDVFEAYARVADENGFRDQRFNSCGYSLGATFAPTWMDFPMFVRGQSVIAKKGMVFFIHIILMDKATDTASSVGQTVEVTDDGCVSLSKLPFCLTRKQTLAAWKKIKKEEYRFSSDEEDEGENIRDIELSDGDENADDYEVEYDFSQYQSAASLGDPTQA is encoded by the coding sequence ATGGCCACGAAAGTCCTCCCGTTCAAGAAAGCCCTCTGGTTCTCCGAAGCCGAGTACGCCCAGCGCCGCCAGAATGCGCTCGACCTCATGAAGCGCGAGAACCTGGACGGCTTCCTCATGACAAAACAAGAGTCGCTCTACTACTTCACCGGATTCGACACATTCGGCTACGTCTTCTTCCAGGCCATGTACTTCCACAGCGACGGATCCATGAAACTCATCACCCGGATCCCCGATCTCCGCCAGGCGCTATTCACATCCATCCTCGAGCAGAAAGACGTCCTGATCCGCTCCGACGACGCAGGCAGCAACCCAGTCTCGCTTGTCCCAAAGGTGCTTCAGGACTTCGGAATCAATGACCCGAGTAAGCGAATCGGGTACGAACCGGATTCATGCTCCCTCACCCACCGACTGGGCAAGGCACTCGAAGAAGCCGTTAATGGAGTCTGCACACTCGTAGACCACAGCGACCTCTTCACGCGAGAACTGCGGATCATAAAATCCGAAGCTGAAATGCGCAAGGTCCGTAAAGCCGCGTACCTGGCTGACTTTGCGCTCGTGCGCACCCTCAAGCTCGCAAAGCCCGGGGCATATGAAGGCGACCTGTGGCGCGAGATCACAGGGACCGTGTATGAAGGCGGGGGCGACGATCCGGCAAATGAGAACATTCTTGTCTCGGGGAACAAGGCCGTTCTTACGCGGTACTCTGCAGGAAAGGACCAGATCGAGCGGCAGTTAACGGCCGAGCATGCGGCGGTGTATAAACACTACCATGCGTGTCTGATGCGGACGATCCCGATTGGGGGCGTGACGAAGCTGGCTCGGCGGATGCACGAGGTGAATGTGCTGCAGATGAAGGCTGCCATGGAGGCATTGAAACCAGGGAAACCCATTGGGGATGTGTTCGAGGCGTACGCGCGAGTTGCGGACGAGAATGGCTTCCGGGATCAGAGGTTCAATTCGTGCGGATACTCGCTTGGAGCGACGTTTGCGCCGACGTGGATGGATTTCCCGATGTTTGTGCGTGGGCAGAGCGTGATTGCAAAGAAGGGGATGGTGTTCTTTATCCATATCATTCTGATGGACAAGGCTACTGATACAGCGAGTTCGGTGGGACAGACGGTGGAGGTTACGGATGATGGCTGCGTGAGTCTGTCGAAGCTGCCGTTTTGCCTGACGCGGAAGCAGACTCTTGCTgcttggaagaagatcaagaaggaggaATACAGATTCAgcagcgacgaggaagacgagggcgagaatATCCGAGATATCGAGCTGTCTGACGGGGACGAGAATGCGGACGACTACGAGGTCGAGTATGACTTTAGCCAGTACCAGTCTGCGGCCTCTCTTGGTGATCCCACGCAGGCATAA